In one Nicotiana tomentosiformis chromosome 6, ASM39032v3, whole genome shotgun sequence genomic region, the following are encoded:
- the LOC104095461 gene encoding dof zinc finger protein DOF5.6-like, with the protein MGITSLQVCMDSSNWLQDTIHEETELGSSSSPSGDIFTCSRPLIERKLRPQHDQPLKCPRCDSTHTKFCYYNNYSLTQPRYFCKSCRRYWTKGGTLRNIPVGGGCRKNKKVSSKKALSNENANYQNPGSSSSSISNFPEMAYSHFTNFMGNNNNPSNFMLENPAPIDFMESKYEALMGSSRNQDFVGNVDHLGMINGYGEINGIAPNFHAGLCSTFGLPMEGNNFGTMNYDGQNAIDVKPNPKILSLEWHDQGCSNSGNKESFGYFNGELGSWTGLMNNGYGSSGTNPLV; encoded by the exons ATGGGGATTACTTCTTTGCAAGTTTGCATGGATTCATCCAACTGGCTACAG GACACAATTCACGAGGAAACTGAACTGGGTTCTTCTTCATCACCATCTGGTGACATTTTCACATGCTCAAGGCCTTTAATAGAAAGAAAGCTAAGACCCCAACATGACCAACCTCTCAAATGCCCTAGGTGTGACTCAACACACACCAAATTCTGTTACTACAACAATTACAGCCTTACTCAGCCTAGGTACTTTTGCAAATCATGTCGAAGGTACTGGACTAAAGGAGGTACTCTAAGAAATATCCCTGTTGGAGGTGGATGTAGAAAGAACAAGAAAGTTTCTTCCAAGAAAGCATTGTCTAATGAAAATGCTAATTACCAAAATCCTGGATCATCCTCATCTTCTATTTCTAATTTCCCAGAAATGGCATATTCCCACTTCACCAACTTTATGGGAAATAATAATAATCCTAGTAACTTTATGCTTGAAAATCCTGCACCTATTGATTTTATGGAGAGCAAGTATGAAGCTTTGATGgggagttcaagaaatcaagattttgttGGGAATGTTGATCATCTAGGCATGATTAATGGATATGGTGAGATTAATGGAATTGCACCAAATTTTCATGCGGGGCTATGTTCTACATTTGGATTGCCTATGGAGGGGAACAATTTTGGAACCATGAATTATGATGGGCAAAATGCAATTGATGTGAAGCCAAATCCTAAGATTTTGTCACTTGAATGGCATGACCAAGGCTGCTCTAATTCTGGGAATAAAGAATCTTTTGGCTACTTTAATGGAGAACTAGGATCTTGGACTGGCTTGATGAATAATGGTTATGGATCATCTGGAACGAACCCTTTAGTTTAA